The following proteins are encoded in a genomic region of Candidatus Leptovillus gracilis:
- a CDS encoding pyridoxamine 5'-phosphate oxidase family protein, with amino-acid sequence MFDDQLRTLLMQPTIARFSTVRPDGYPHTVPVWFMLDGDDLLVFSLRGTRKVKNALANPKGCLSLGGDPAGSPGYLIDGDLTVEDDPDHRMAARITNHYESAEKAEEDLAAWRDEVFVVLRLKPRRVAQVS; translated from the coding sequence ATGTTTGATGATCAACTCCGCACTTTGTTAATGCAGCCGACAATTGCTAGATTCAGCACCGTTCGCCCGGACGGCTATCCGCACACCGTACCGGTCTGGTTTATGCTGGATGGTGACGATTTGCTGGTATTTAGCCTACGCGGTACGCGCAAAGTTAAAAACGCTCTGGCGAACCCCAAAGGCTGCCTCTCGCTTGGCGGCGATCCTGCTGGCAGCCCTGGTTATCTGATTGACGGCGACCTGACGGTGGAAGACGACCCGGACCACCGCATGGCGGCGCGCATCACCAACCATTACGAATCTGCGGAGAAAGCAGAAGAAGATCTGGCCGCGTGGCGAGATGAGGTTTTTGTTGTGCTGCGCCTCAAACCCAGGCGTGTGGCTCAGGTGTCCTGA
- a CDS encoding gluconokinase encodes MTAVYILMGVSGCGKSTVGRALAAQLNCPFYDGDDFHSPENVAKMAGGAPLTDAEREPWLDQLAVLIGEQIGREETAVFACSALKKQYRDRLRISDQVKFVYLHGEFDLIWRRLQQRDAHYMKATMLRSQFAALEPPDISEALRVDITAPIGDVLAQIYANRPTDHST; translated from the coding sequence ATGACGGCCGTTTACATCCTGATGGGTGTCTCTGGCTGCGGCAAAAGTACGGTGGGGCGGGCGCTGGCGGCGCAGTTGAACTGCCCCTTTTACGATGGCGATGATTTCCATTCGCCAGAAAACGTGGCCAAAATGGCTGGTGGCGCGCCGCTGACGGACGCCGAGCGGGAACCCTGGCTGGACCAATTGGCGGTCTTGATTGGGGAACAGATAGGAAGAGAGGAAACGGCCGTGTTCGCCTGTTCTGCCCTAAAAAAACAGTACCGCGACCGGCTGCGCATCTCCGATCAGGTGAAATTCGTTTACTTACACGGCGAGTTCGATCTCATCTGGCGGCGGCTGCAGCAGCGTGACGCCCATTACATGAAGGCCACCATGTTGCGCAGCCAATTTGCGGCCTTAGAGCCACCGGACATATCTGAAGCGCTGCGCGTAGATATTACTGCGCCAATCGGCGATGTGTTGGCTCAAATCTACGCCAACCGACCGACCGACCACTCAACATAA
- a CDS encoding NifU family protein: MSQSTDSPELNNDAPEEERMRALVDSLSAYIEHFHGGAVKMVAYEGQVLQVHMMGACDGCSLAPVTLHGWVEGTVRQFFPELKAVEAV; encoded by the coding sequence ATGTCACAATCTACAGACAGCCCTGAATTGAACAACGATGCTCCCGAAGAAGAGCGGATGCGCGCACTGGTTGATTCGTTAAGCGCCTATATCGAACATTTTCACGGTGGCGCAGTGAAAATGGTGGCGTATGAAGGGCAGGTTTTGCAAGTACACATGATGGGCGCTTGTGATGGCTGTTCGTTGGCCCCGGTAACGCTGCACGGTTGGGTAGAGGGGACTGTAAGGCAGTTTTTCCCTGAACTCAAGGCGGTTGAGGCTGTTTAG
- the rfbG gene encoding CDP-glucose 4,6-dehydratase, whose protein sequence is MKDLFANAFEGQTVLVTGHTGFKGSWLTAWLLELGARVVGFSLDEAPTTPSNFVVSGLSQHVTDVRGDIRDLAAVQAVIETYRPTIVFHLAAQPIVFRSLAEPKLTLDTNAMGTVNVLEAVRATNSVKSVVCVTTDKVYANQEWIWGYRESDPLGDYDPYSASKAMAELAIASYRESYFPARTYDKHGVAIATVRAGNVIGGGDFADYRLVPDCMRALMAGEAIQIRNPLSVRPWQHVLEPISGYMWVAVKLLQEGPAFAEPWNFGPLEQKGVTAGALAERLVELWGSGSWVHTHPELEKSETGHLRLSWDKAATRLDWRPVYNWEKALAEIVGWYKIFQSAAGSSADESANMHEANRAHLQTYVDHARAVGVGWTR, encoded by the coding sequence ATGAAAGATCTCTTTGCCAATGCGTTTGAAGGGCAGACGGTGCTGGTTACCGGCCATACCGGGTTTAAAGGCTCCTGGTTAACTGCCTGGCTGTTAGAATTGGGCGCGCGCGTAGTCGGCTTTAGCCTGGACGAAGCGCCTACCACCCCCAGCAACTTCGTCGTCTCCGGCCTCAGCCAACACGTCACCGACGTGCGCGGCGACATCCGCGATTTGGCGGCGGTGCAGGCGGTCATCGAAACGTACCGCCCGACGATTGTTTTCCACCTGGCCGCTCAGCCTATCGTCTTCCGCTCGCTGGCCGAGCCGAAATTGACGCTGGATACCAACGCCATGGGCACGGTCAACGTCCTGGAAGCGGTGCGGGCAACCAATTCGGTAAAATCGGTGGTGTGCGTGACCACCGACAAAGTGTACGCCAATCAGGAATGGATTTGGGGCTACCGGGAAAGCGACCCCCTTGGCGATTATGACCCCTACAGCGCCAGCAAAGCGATGGCCGAACTAGCCATCGCCTCCTACCGTGAATCTTATTTCCCCGCCCGGACGTATGACAAACATGGCGTGGCCATCGCCACCGTGCGCGCCGGCAACGTCATTGGCGGCGGCGATTTTGCCGATTATCGCCTGGTCCCCGACTGTATGCGCGCCCTGATGGCCGGCGAAGCGATTCAAATTCGTAATCCCTTGAGTGTACGGCCGTGGCAGCACGTCTTAGAACCTATCAGCGGCTATATGTGGGTGGCTGTCAAACTGCTGCAAGAAGGTCCCGCCTTCGCCGAACCGTGGAACTTTGGCCCGTTGGAGCAAAAAGGAGTCACGGCCGGGGCGTTGGCCGAGCGGCTGGTTGAATTGTGGGGGTCTGGCTCCTGGGTTCATACCCATCCTGAATTGGAAAAGTCAGAAACAGGCCACCTGCGCCTCAGTTGGGACAAAGCGGCCACCCGGCTGGATTGGCGGCCGGTGTACAACTGGGAAAAAGCGCTGGCTGAAATTGTCGGTTGGTATAAGATTTTCCAGTCCGCAGCCGGCTCGTCGGCCGACGAGTCGGCCAATATGCATGAAGCCAACCGTGCCCATCTGCAAACCTACGTAGACCACGCCCGCGCTGTGGGCGTGGGTTGGACGAGATAG
- a CDS encoding IS1 family transposase (programmed frameshift), whose amino-acid sequence MIHETITYECTRCGSLDIVKNGQTKQGKQKFHCRVCGAYGTLNPEVKYPPERREKILRAYHERSSLRGLERTFGVCRQTVAQWLKKSRATASLTESLVESQADDVLELDELWSFVGQKENKRWIWIALCRRTRQVVSFFIGDCGEESCWRLWQWIPPAYRHCHTFSDFWETYQPVFGLLGQNHQSVGKETGETAHVERWNNTLRQRLARFVRKTLSFSKSDEYHEIALRLFIHEYNSAVIS is encoded by the exons ATGATTCACGAAACCATAACTTATGAATGTACGCGTTGCGGTAGCCTTGACATTGTCAAGAATGGTCAGACGAAGCAGGGTAAGCAGAAATTTCACTGTCGTGTCTGTGGTGCTTATGGCACCTTGAACCCAGAGGTCAAATATCCACCGGAACGACGAGAAAAGATTCTGCGGGCCTATCATGAACGATCCAGCTTGCGCGGCTTGGAACGCACCTTTGGTGTCTGCCGCCAAACGGTCGCCCAATGGCTTAAAAAGAGCCGAGCAACTGCCTCC TTAACTGAATCACTGGTTGAGAGTCAAGCTGATGATGTCTTGGAACTGGATGAATTATGGTCATTTGTCGGCCAGAAAGAGAATAAGCGCTGGATTTGGATTGCCCTCTGTCGGCGTACCCGTCAGGTCGTTTCCTTTTTCATTGGCGACTGTGGTGAAGAAAGCTGCTGGCGGCTTTGGCAATGGATTCCCCCGGCCTATCGTCATTGCCACACCTTTAGCGACTTCTGGGAGACCTATCAGCCGGTCTTTGGTCTGTTAGGCCAGAACCACCAATCAGTGGGCAAAGAAACAGGTGAAACTGCCCATGTGGAGAGGTGGAACAATACCTTACGGCAGCGACTGGCCCGTTTTGTTCGCAAGACCTTGTCCTTTTCTAAGTCCGACGAGTATCACGAAATTGCTCTCAGGCTATTTATTCATGAGTATAATTCAGCGGTTATCAGTTAA
- a CDS encoding enoyl-CoA hydratase/isomerase family protein produces MAFHYEKDEQNIVTLTVDMPGRSANVLNDEFGAGFRVALDQLAAETELTGVILTSAKKTFLAGADLEMIVAATEATAVFHNSQQLKAGFRQLETLGKPVVAALNGAALGGGLELALACHHRIAINDPRSKFGFPEVTLGLIPGGGGIVRLTRMIGLQPAFPILSEGPQMNPEAARAAGLVDDLAADHDEMMDKARAWILAHPQAKQPWDQPGYKMPGGDPRRPSITQMLAIAPAILKKQTYGNYPAAEAIMAAAVEGAVVDLDTAARIESRYFAHVATGQTAKNMINAFWFQLNQINAGASRPADAPPQTTQKVGVLGAGMMGHGIAYVSAYAGMDVVLKDVDQARAEAGKAHIEAIANKRVARGKMSQAQKQEILGRITPTGDAADLHGCDLIIEAVFEDRELKAKVTQEAEAQVEETAVFASNTSTLPITGLAEHSLRPANFVGLHFFSPVDKMRLVEIIIGAQTSPETLAKAFDYVLQIRKTPIVVNDSRGFYTSRVFSTYVQEGQALLGEGQHPRAIEMAGLQAGMPVGPLALSDEVSLGLMLHIREQTRKDLAAEGKTVAAHPSDRVLDVMTGEYGRYGKAKGAGFYEYPANGGGKYLWPELQTLFPLQGEKLSQTEMIERLMFVQALETVRCYEEGVLTSVADANIGSIFGWGFAPFKGGTLQYINDYGVAKFVARSEELAQKYGARFQPPALLREMNDKGGTF; encoded by the coding sequence ATGGCCTTTCACTACGAAAAAGATGAACAAAATATCGTTACGCTGACGGTGGATATGCCAGGACGTTCGGCGAACGTGCTGAATGATGAATTTGGCGCGGGGTTCCGGGTGGCGCTGGACCAACTGGCGGCCGAAACGGAGCTAACCGGCGTCATTCTAACGTCGGCCAAGAAGACTTTTTTGGCGGGGGCGGATTTGGAAATGATTGTGGCGGCGACGGAGGCAACGGCCGTCTTCCACAACAGCCAACAACTCAAAGCCGGCTTTCGCCAGCTAGAGACGCTGGGCAAGCCAGTCGTCGCCGCGCTGAACGGCGCGGCATTGGGCGGCGGCCTGGAGCTGGCCCTGGCCTGCCACCACCGCATCGCCATCAACGATCCGCGCAGCAAATTCGGCTTCCCTGAAGTAACCCTGGGCCTCATTCCCGGCGGCGGCGGGATCGTGCGCCTGACACGCATGATCGGCTTGCAGCCGGCCTTCCCTATTTTGTCTGAAGGCCCACAGATGAATCCAGAGGCGGCCAGAGCGGCCGGCCTGGTTGACGACCTGGCCGCCGACCACGACGAGATGATGGACAAGGCGCGGGCCTGGATTCTGGCCCACCCCCAGGCCAAACAGCCGTGGGACCAGCCGGGCTACAAAATGCCAGGCGGGGATCCGCGACGGCCGTCTATCACCCAAATGCTGGCCATCGCTCCGGCCATCCTCAAAAAACAAACCTACGGCAACTACCCGGCCGCCGAAGCGATCATGGCGGCGGCCGTTGAAGGGGCAGTGGTGGATTTGGACACGGCCGCACGCATCGAATCGCGCTATTTCGCCCATGTCGCCACCGGCCAAACCGCCAAAAACATGATCAACGCCTTCTGGTTCCAACTCAACCAGATCAACGCCGGAGCCAGCCGCCCGGCAGACGCACCGCCACAGACAACACAAAAAGTCGGCGTGTTGGGCGCGGGCATGATGGGGCACGGCATCGCCTACGTCTCGGCTTATGCGGGCATGGATGTGGTGTTAAAAGATGTGGACCAGGCACGGGCGGAAGCGGGCAAGGCGCACATCGAGGCCATTGCCAACAAGCGGGTGGCGCGGGGCAAAATGAGCCAGGCGCAGAAGCAAGAAATTCTGGGGCGCATCACCCCCACCGGCGATGCAGCCGATTTACACGGCTGCGACCTGATCATCGAAGCGGTGTTTGAGGACCGGGAGTTGAAGGCCAAAGTGACGCAGGAGGCGGAGGCGCAGGTGGAGGAAACGGCCGTTTTCGCCTCCAACACCTCCACCTTACCCATCACCGGGCTGGCCGAACACTCTTTGCGGCCGGCCAATTTCGTCGGCCTGCACTTCTTCTCGCCGGTAGATAAAATGCGCCTGGTGGAAATCATCATTGGGGCACAGACCAGCCCGGAGACATTGGCGAAGGCGTTCGACTATGTGCTGCAAATTCGCAAAACGCCCATTGTCGTCAACGACAGCCGGGGGTTCTACACCTCGCGGGTGTTCAGCACCTACGTGCAGGAAGGGCAGGCGCTTCTAGGCGAAGGGCAGCACCCCCGCGCCATTGAGATGGCCGGGCTGCAAGCCGGGATGCCGGTTGGTCCACTGGCGCTGTCCGACGAGGTGAGCCTGGGGCTGATGCTGCACATCCGCGAACAAACGCGTAAGGACCTGGCAGCCGAGGGTAAAACCGTGGCAGCCCACCCCAGTGACCGGGTATTGGATGTGATGACCGGGGAATACGGCCGTTACGGCAAAGCCAAAGGCGCCGGTTTCTACGAGTACCCGGCCAACGGTGGTGGCAAGTATCTCTGGCCGGAACTGCAAACCCTCTTCCCCCTGCAAGGTGAAAAACTGTCGCAAACCGAAATGATCGAGCGCCTGATGTTTGTCCAGGCGTTGGAGACGGTGCGCTGCTACGAAGAAGGGGTGTTAACCTCGGTGGCTGACGCCAACATTGGCAGTATTTTTGGTTGGGGCTTTGCGCCGTTTAAGGGGGGCACGCTGCAATACATCAACGATTACGGCGTGGCAAAATTCGTCGCCCGCAGTGAGGAATTGGCTCAGAAGTACGGCGCACGCTTCCAACCACCCGCCTTGCTGCGAGAAATGAACGACAAGGGGGGAACGTTTTAG
- a CDS encoding DUF1801 domain-containing protein, translating into MDPSTPKNIDEYIASFPADIQEILTKIRLIIREAAPDAEETIKYQMPTFVLNGNLVHFAAFRRHIGFYPVPSGIEKFQHELSAYEGGKGSVQFPLSKPIPFDLISRIVAFRVEENLAKAAKKGKKQGDARQ; encoded by the coding sequence ATGGACCCATCCACTCCCAAAAACATAGATGAATATATCGCCAGCTTCCCCGCCGATATTCAAGAGATTCTGACAAAAATCAGGCTGATCATTCGTGAAGCGGCCCCCGACGCCGAAGAGACCATTAAATATCAGATGCCAACCTTCGTGCTGAATGGCAATCTGGTCCATTTTGCGGCGTTCAGGCGGCATATCGGGTTTTACCCTGTGCCGTCGGGCATTGAGAAATTCCAGCATGAGTTATCTGCTTATGAAGGGGGAAAGGGTTCCGTGCAGTTTCCATTGAGCAAACCCATACCCTTTGACTTGATCAGCAGAATTGTGGCGTTCCGGGTGGAGGAGAATCTGGCAAAAGCAGCCAAAAAAGGGAAAAAACAAGGTGACGCCAGACAATGA